The Vibrio echinoideorum genome includes a region encoding these proteins:
- the rpoE gene encoding RNA polymerase sigma factor RpoE yields the protein MNEQLTDQVLIERVQSGDKQAFNLLVVKYQNKVCNLISRYVNNSGDVPDVAQEAFIKAYRAIPNFRGESAFYTWLYRIAVNTAKNHIVAQSRRPPATDVDAEDAEYYETGSALKEISNPENLTLSNELKQVVFGAIEALPEDLKTAMTLRELEGLSYEEIAEVMDCPVGTVRSRIFRAREAVEKKIKPLLQR from the coding sequence ATGAACGAGCAGCTAACCGATCAAGTGTTGATTGAGCGAGTTCAGAGTGGAGATAAGCAGGCATTTAACTTATTAGTGGTTAAGTATCAAAACAAAGTCTGTAATCTTATCTCTCGATACGTGAATAATTCCGGTGATGTACCTGATGTAGCACAAGAAGCTTTTATTAAAGCTTACCGCGCGATACCTAACTTTCGTGGCGAAAGTGCCTTCTATACATGGTTGTACCGAATTGCCGTGAACACCGCTAAAAATCATATCGTTGCCCAAAGCCGTAGGCCGCCAGCAACAGATGTAGATGCAGAAGATGCAGAATATTACGAAACAGGCAGCGCGTTAAAAGAAATATCGAACCCTGAGAACTTAACGCTGTCAAACGAATTGAAACAAGTCGTTTTTGGAGCGATTGAAGCGCTACCGGAAGACTTAAAAACTGCAATGACGTTGCGTGAACTCGAAGGTTTGAGCTACGAAGAGATTGCAGAAGTAATGGATTGCCCTGTAGGAACCGTACGTTCGCGTATTTTCCGAGCTCGTGAAGCGGTGGAAAAGAAAATTAAGCCTCTTTTGCAACGCTAG
- a CDS encoding protein YgfX — MLQWLIKLSRITSARFVKLQLNPSYFALFAKGTVFGCLLFVTVFSSIPLVVALYCLSLIINLFITNHVILNSAQGRFDYKEDGEIRLNDQRYILKSVDKIWAQFFIKLKFECGHSVLIWRDSCHDREYRHFLVNLQRER, encoded by the coding sequence ATGCTTCAATGGTTGATAAAATTGTCGCGCATAACCTCAGCAAGGTTCGTTAAGCTTCAGCTTAACCCTTCATATTTCGCATTATTTGCAAAAGGCACTGTTTTCGGGTGCCTTTTGTTTGTCACTGTCTTTTCTTCCATTCCTCTCGTCGTTGCTCTCTATTGTTTATCCTTAATCATTAACTTATTTATAACGAATCACGTAATTCTGAACAGTGCTCAAGGGCGTTTTGATTATAAAGAAGATGGTGAAATTCGACTGAATGACCAACGTTATATTCTAAAGTCGGTTGATAAGATCTGGGCGCAGTTTTTCATTAAGTTGAAGTTTGAGTGCGGGCATTCGGTATTGATATGGCGAGACAGTTGTCATGATCGTGAATATCGCCATTTTCTGGTGAACTTACAACGAGAACGATAG
- the rseB gene encoding sigma-E factor regulatory protein RseB — protein sequence MKKILVSALTLFSLMSPTAFAEEITAKALLHQMNEASQHLNYELSYILIKKSSIEPLVYRHAVNDDQQLAHLVYLSGPVREVIRRGNEVSYIEPGTEPFTIQSGSMVAPVISMINRDIDSLSEYYDFVKVGRAREAGTTTQVLRVVPKDGLRYSYVVWVDEKTSLPLRADLLDRDGEVLEQYRTISYVVNDKIAEAMGGLNQAQLPKVLSLPEGLVSETNWQASWIPEGFKSKELSRYQMATTDKMVESQLFSDGLFSFSVYIADKDEHSLKGQLVRQGRRTLHSLVVGDKEISVVGDIPPATAKRIAQSVKFNKQASAQ from the coding sequence ATGAAGAAAATCCTGGTCAGTGCACTGACACTGTTCAGCTTGATGTCTCCAACAGCCTTTGCAGAGGAAATTACTGCAAAGGCGTTGTTACATCAAATGAACGAGGCCAGTCAGCATCTAAATTACGAACTTTCCTATATCTTGATAAAGAAGAGCAGTATTGAACCTCTTGTTTATCGCCATGCGGTTAACGACGACCAACAACTTGCTCACCTTGTTTACTTAAGCGGCCCTGTCCGTGAAGTCATTCGACGTGGTAACGAAGTTAGCTACATTGAACCGGGTACAGAGCCATTTACGATTCAGTCTGGCAGCATGGTTGCGCCTGTCATTTCGATGATTAACAGAGATATCGATTCTCTTAGCGAGTACTACGATTTTGTTAAGGTCGGGCGTGCGCGTGAAGCGGGTACGACAACACAAGTGTTACGAGTGGTGCCAAAAGATGGCCTTCGATACTCTTACGTTGTCTGGGTCGATGAAAAAACGAGTCTTCCATTGCGTGCCGATCTTCTTGATCGTGATGGCGAAGTCCTTGAACAATACCGCACAATATCTTATGTGGTGAATGACAAGATTGCCGAGGCTATGGGGGGCTTAAATCAAGCTCAACTGCCGAAGGTTTTGTCACTACCTGAAGGTCTTGTGAGCGAAACTAACTGGCAAGCGTCTTGGATTCCTGAAGGGTTTAAGTCGAAAGAGCTCAGTCGCTATCAAATGGCGACGACCGATAAAATGGTCGAAAGTCAGCTTTTCAGTGATGGACTATTTAGCTTTTCGGTGTATATAGCCGATAAAGATGAGCATTCATTGAAAGGGCAATTGGTTCGCCAGGGTCGCAGAACCTTACATAGCTTAGTGGTTGGCGACAAAGAAATATCTGTGGTTGGAGATATTCCTCCAGCAACGGCCAAGCGTATTGCTCAATCTGTAAAGTTCAATAAACAGGCGTCAGCGCAATGA
- a CDS encoding DUF1107 domain-containing protein, whose protein sequence is MRLFKRYTPSMIAKHVSRLFKGRIYIYGVGKFEFDNGKLVLPDRAERRHFQTVKEINSEIMKLRCAYA, encoded by the coding sequence ATGAGACTGTTTAAGCGCTATACACCGAGTATGATTGCTAAACATGTAAGTCGACTTTTCAAAGGACGAATCTACATTTACGGCGTAGGAAAATTTGAGTTTGATAACGGTAAACTCGTGCTACCAGACCGAGCAGAAAGACGTCACTTTCAAACGGTAAAAGAAATAAATAGTGAAATCATGAAACTGCGCTGCGCATACGCATGA
- the ygfZ gene encoding tRNA-modifying protein YgfZ translates to MDWKNTFQPLAHTQNDSLPELMMTHVSDWSAITMIGDDKKSYLQGQVTCDVVTLPNDESTLGAHCDAKGKVWSIFRLFHHNGGYALMQPKSAIEVELVEIKKYAVFSKVDIEQTSDVVIGIMGTSANQYVDSIAEGQGKVRTISGGTAVQVSDNRWALLVTQEAAEALVSSSSAEKVSEALWQYHEILDAQPNLSKVEQNEHIPQALNLQAIGGISFSKGCYTGQETVARAKYRGMNKREMRIVSGTTSDVLSLENTIELERSVGENWRGAGRLLNVYQFADNHAIGLMVLPNNLDDDVQLRLTAQPDQTWNILSLPYSLDDE, encoded by the coding sequence ATGGATTGGAAAAACACATTTCAGCCGCTCGCTCACACACAAAATGATTCACTTCCAGAACTGATGATGACTCACGTTTCTGATTGGAGTGCCATTACCATGATAGGCGATGACAAAAAATCGTACTTACAAGGTCAAGTAACATGCGATGTCGTCACTCTTCCTAATGATGAATCTACATTAGGCGCGCATTGTGATGCAAAAGGAAAGGTATGGAGTATCTTTCGCTTGTTCCACCACAACGGCGGCTACGCACTTATGCAGCCTAAATCTGCGATTGAAGTCGAGTTAGTTGAAATCAAGAAATACGCTGTATTCTCTAAGGTTGATATCGAGCAGACCTCAGACGTGGTTATCGGAATCATGGGCACTTCAGCGAACCAATACGTTGATTCGATTGCAGAGGGTCAAGGAAAAGTGCGTACTATCTCTGGTGGCACTGCCGTTCAGGTATCTGACAACCGTTGGGCTCTACTTGTTACGCAAGAAGCAGCAGAGGCTTTGGTATCAAGCAGCTCAGCTGAAAAAGTATCGGAAGCGCTTTGGCAGTATCATGAAATTCTTGATGCTCAGCCTAACCTATCGAAGGTAGAGCAAAACGAACATATCCCTCAGGCGCTTAACCTACAAGCCATTGGCGGTATCAGCTTTTCAAAAGGCTGTTACACAGGTCAAGAAACGGTTGCTCGAGCCAAGTACCGCGGCATGAACAAGCGTGAAATGCGCATTGTTTCTGGAACGACTTCAGATGTACTGTCTCTAGAGAATACGATTGAACTTGAACGTAGCGTTGGCGAAAACTGGCGTGGCGCAGGACGACTATTAAACGTGTATCAATTTGCTGATAATCACGCGATTGGTTTGATGGTACTACCAAACAACCTTGATGACGACGTTCAGCTTCGACTGACCGCGCAGCCTGATCAAACATGGAATATCCTGTCACTACCTTACAGCCTTGACGACGAGTAA
- the lepB gene encoding signal peptidase I, producing MANTFSLILVIVTLVTGIVWALEKFVWAKKRQQKLADVEAQSNGLDAETSAKVTAQPWWVENSVSIFPVIAFVLVLRSFIYEPFQIPSGSMMPTLLVGDFILVEKYAYGLKDPVWRTQLVETGKPERGDSIVFKYPPQPNIDYIKRVVGMPGDTIRYSSRKEVCIQAKGASSCEPVKLSNVEESQFIQDGVPLIQLNEQLGDVEHQILVNPLRRDRVQAYQPRNGVNEWVVPEGQYFVMGDNRDNSADSRYWGFVPEANLVGKAVAIWISFEFERGSDSVLPTWIPTGVRFNRIGGIH from the coding sequence ATGGCTAATACATTTTCGCTTATTTTAGTGATCGTAACTCTAGTGACCGGCATTGTATGGGCGTTGGAAAAGTTTGTGTGGGCGAAGAAACGCCAGCAAAAACTAGCTGACGTTGAAGCACAATCGAATGGCCTAGACGCTGAAACCAGCGCTAAAGTTACGGCTCAGCCTTGGTGGGTTGAGAACAGTGTGTCCATTTTCCCGGTAATTGCATTTGTTTTGGTTTTGCGTTCATTTATTTATGAACCGTTTCAAATTCCTTCTGGCTCGATGATGCCAACCCTCTTGGTTGGTGATTTTATCTTGGTAGAAAAGTATGCGTACGGCCTAAAAGACCCAGTATGGCGCACTCAGTTGGTAGAAACAGGCAAGCCAGAACGTGGTGACTCAATTGTATTTAAGTATCCACCTCAGCCGAATATTGACTACATCAAACGTGTTGTTGGTATGCCGGGCGATACTATTCGCTACAGCAGCCGTAAAGAGGTCTGCATTCAAGCGAAAGGTGCTAGCAGCTGTGAACCAGTGAAACTAAGTAACGTTGAAGAAAGCCAATTTATTCAAGATGGTGTCCCCCTGATTCAGCTGAATGAACAGCTTGGAGACGTGGAGCACCAGATTTTAGTTAACCCATTACGCCGTGATCGTGTACAAGCATATCAGCCTCGTAATGGTGTTAATGAGTGGGTCGTTCCAGAGGGCCAGTATTTTGTGATGGGTGATAACCGTGACAACAGTGCTGATAGCCGATACTGGGGCTTTGTCCCTGAAGCAAACCTTGTTGGTAAGGCCGTTGCTATTTGGATTAGCTTCGAATTTGAACGTGGTTCAGACAGTGTACTTCCAACATGGATTCCTACTGGTGTGCGTTTTAATCGCATCGGTGGGATTCATTAA
- a CDS encoding FAD assembly factor SdhE has protein sequence MYTAEQKARIKWGCRRGMLELDVVIMPFFEECFDSLQDQEQREFVSLLECDDPDLFTWVMGHGRSENLGHASMVDKIVAHNLSKVR, from the coding sequence ATGTACACTGCAGAGCAGAAAGCACGAATTAAATGGGGTTGCCGTCGCGGCATGTTAGAACTTGATGTTGTTATCATGCCATTTTTTGAAGAGTGTTTTGATTCGTTACAAGATCAGGAACAGCGCGAGTTTGTTTCTCTACTTGAGTGTGATGACCCAGATTTGTTTACTTGGGTGATGGGACATGGGCGCAGTGAAAATCTAGGCCATGCTTCAATGGTTGATAAAATTGTCGCGCATAACCTCAGCAAGGTTCGTTAA
- a CDS encoding SoxR reducing system RseC family protein, with protein sequence MMTALATVSSVEQKGKQYFVQLSCEQQTSCSSCSSQKSCGTGIVTKAVGNKSLFWQLKTLSLVKAGQIVEIGFPEKSLLQSAAIVYLIPLFMLMIGAGFGQLLLQPLLQRGEGIVILCAALFTAGGIALAKRLAKPMEDKSKQEVVLIRILGEPLV encoded by the coding sequence ATGATGACCGCGCTGGCTACTGTTAGCTCAGTCGAACAAAAAGGTAAGCAATATTTTGTTCAACTGAGCTGCGAACAACAAACCAGTTGTAGCAGTTGTTCTTCTCAAAAAAGCTGCGGCACCGGTATTGTTACCAAAGCTGTTGGCAATAAATCTTTGTTTTGGCAGTTGAAAACTCTAAGCCTTGTTAAAGCCGGGCAAATTGTAGAAATTGGCTTCCCAGAAAAAAGCCTGCTTCAGTCCGCGGCTATCGTTTATCTTATCCCACTTTTCATGCTGATGATTGGTGCTGGTTTTGGACAACTATTGTTACAACCCTTACTCCAAAGGGGCGAGGGGATAGTGATACTCTGTGCTGCTCTATTTACCGCTGGTGGTATTGCCCTCGCGAAGCGGTTAGCCAAACCAATGGAAGACAAATCCAAGCAAGAAGTCGTCTTGATTCGAATCCTAGGTGAGCCTCTCGTCTAA
- a CDS encoding YbaK/EbsC family protein, with product METLITQWLDQQQVNYRLLMQSKPTTSIEETAQERGIDASQMVKCILLKDMGNQYALACTAGDRSVDPKKVRSVLNCRRMTCVSLADVETITGFKAGCVGPLALKRYMPIIFDPSLQNNVFVTISSGDRMAGIALDPNDLMARC from the coding sequence GTGGAAACACTGATTACACAATGGCTGGATCAACAGCAGGTGAACTATCGCCTGCTGATGCAAAGTAAACCAACCACCAGCATAGAAGAAACAGCTCAAGAGCGAGGTATCGACGCCTCTCAAATGGTGAAGTGTATCCTGCTCAAGGATATGGGCAACCAATATGCGTTGGCCTGTACTGCTGGTGACCGCTCAGTCGACCCTAAGAAAGTACGCTCGGTACTGAATTGCCGTCGAATGACCTGTGTATCACTCGCTGATGTTGAAACGATCACAGGGTTTAAGGCTGGGTGTGTTGGCCCTCTTGCTCTAAAGAGATACATGCCGATCATTTTTGATCCTTCTCTGCAGAACAACGTCTTCGTGACGATCAGCTCTGGCGATCGAATGGCTGGCATTGCGTTGGATCCCAATGATCTTATGGCCCGTTGCTGA
- a CDS encoding FAD-dependent 2-octaprenylphenol hydroxylase: MMQSVDIAIVGGGMVGLALAVALKDSDLRIAVIEGKAPSEGLSELPDVRVSALSRSSEVILRNLGAWQGIEQRRAAPYQAMEVWEQDSFARIEFDSTRLAQANLGHIVENRVIQLALLDQVKKQGNVSLYMPATCKTMAIGESEAWLTLDNGQALTAKLVVGADGANSWVRKQQDIPLTHWDYGHSAIVANIKTTEPHHSVARQIFTPQGPLAFLPMQPTNMSSIVWSTEPNRAEKLVSMSDADFNKQLTAEFDAKLGLCEVVGERFAFPLRMRYARDFAVERVALVGDAAHTIHPLAGQGVNLGLLDAASLAQELLTLWAAGEDIGTKRNLRGYERWRKAEAAKMIASMQGFKDLFEGDNPAKKLIRGIGMKLAGQLPGAKDEIMKRALGLSGNLPDLAKRPVTHQ, translated from the coding sequence ATGATGCAAAGTGTTGATATCGCCATTGTTGGCGGTGGCATGGTTGGTTTAGCACTCGCGGTAGCGCTGAAAGACAGCGACTTGAGAATTGCTGTGATTGAAGGTAAAGCACCCAGTGAAGGGCTTAGTGAACTGCCGGATGTTCGTGTGTCAGCTCTGAGTCGCTCTAGTGAAGTGATCCTTCGTAACCTAGGCGCATGGCAAGGCATTGAACAAAGACGTGCTGCACCGTACCAAGCGATGGAAGTATGGGAACAAGATAGCTTTGCTCGCATTGAATTTGACTCGACACGTTTGGCTCAAGCTAACCTTGGCCACATTGTTGAAAACCGTGTGATTCAATTGGCCCTGCTTGATCAGGTTAAGAAGCAAGGCAACGTTAGCCTATACATGCCTGCAACGTGCAAAACGATGGCGATTGGTGAAAGTGAAGCATGGTTAACGCTAGATAATGGCCAAGCACTGACAGCTAAATTGGTTGTTGGCGCTGATGGTGCAAACTCTTGGGTTCGCAAACAACAAGATATCCCATTAACACATTGGGATTACGGCCACAGCGCGATTGTCGCGAATATTAAGACCACAGAGCCGCACCACAGCGTTGCTCGTCAAATATTCACACCACAAGGGCCGTTGGCATTCCTGCCAATGCAGCCAACGAATATGAGTTCAATTGTTTGGTCGACTGAACCAAATCGTGCCGAGAAGCTTGTATCAATGTCAGATGCTGACTTTAATAAACAGCTAACAGCGGAGTTTGATGCAAAGTTAGGGTTGTGCGAGGTGGTTGGTGAACGTTTTGCCTTCCCATTGCGTATGCGTTATGCGCGTGATTTTGCTGTAGAACGTGTTGCTCTAGTTGGTGATGCGGCGCATACCATTCACCCATTAGCTGGTCAGGGTGTGAACCTCGGTTTACTTGATGCAGCAAGCTTAGCGCAAGAGCTATTAACGCTATGGGCTGCTGGTGAGGATATTGGTACCAAGCGTAACCTTCGTGGCTATGAGCGTTGGAGAAAAGCTGAGGCGGCCAAGATGATTGCTTCAATGCAGGGCTTTAAAGATCTGTTTGAAGGTGATAATCCAGCCAAGAAGTTGATTCGTGGTATCGGTATGAAGCTAGCTGGCCAATTACCGGGTGCGAAAGATGAGATCATGAAGCGAGCACTGGGTTTGTCAGGCAATCTTCCCGATCTAGCCAAGCGTCCAGTTACGCACCAATAG
- a CDS encoding sigma-E factor negative regulatory protein — protein sequence MADKEKLSALMDGETIDKALIVDLESDQESMDTWQSYHLIGDVMRGDAPETPEWNIANSVAAALDNEPAHSAMPNLHQVHVEPTVAPIEEQPKPQQAKRQLPAWLQQFGQVAVAACVSLVVVLGVQQYGGSDPAAPEQLPVLQTIPFAGSAEPVSLTRDSVEKPASEANLQEQRKRVHAMLEDYELQLRLNSDASPMQDAHLESDIE from the coding sequence ATGGCTGATAAAGAAAAGCTTTCGGCACTCATGGATGGTGAAACGATCGATAAAGCTCTCATTGTAGATCTCGAATCTGATCAAGAAAGCATGGATACCTGGCAGAGTTACCATCTAATTGGTGATGTTATGCGTGGGGATGCGCCAGAAACTCCAGAGTGGAACATTGCTAACAGTGTTGCGGCAGCGCTTGATAACGAGCCTGCACATAGTGCAATGCCGAACCTGCACCAAGTGCATGTTGAACCAACTGTTGCTCCAATTGAAGAGCAACCTAAACCTCAGCAAGCGAAGCGTCAGCTTCCAGCGTGGTTACAACAGTTTGGACAAGTTGCCGTGGCAGCGTGTGTCTCACTAGTCGTTGTACTAGGTGTTCAACAATATGGTGGCAGCGACCCTGCTGCGCCAGAGCAGTTGCCTGTACTCCAGACGATTCCATTTGCGGGTTCTGCGGAACCAGTAAGCTTAACGCGTGACTCTGTTGAGAAGCCGGCATCTGAAGCTAACTTGCAAGAGCAGCGCAAACGCGTTCATGCAATGCTAGAAGATTATGAGCTGCAGCTAAGATTAAACAGTGATGCATCGCCAATGCAAGATGCACATCTAGAATCGGACATTGAATGA
- the nadB gene encoding L-aspartate oxidase has product MNANREHQCDVLVVGSGAAGLSLALRVAEHAKVIVLSKGPRSEGSTYYAQGGIAAVFDESDSIESHVEDTQIAGAGLCEEDTVQFIAENAKECVQWLIDGGVPFDKDENSTEGQPKYHLTREGGHSHRRILHAADATGMAMQTSLQDNVNNHPNIEIFERHNALDLITEDKIGGSKDKVIGAYIWNRNQEHVETVRAKFVVLATGGASKVYQYTSNPDVSSGDGIAIAWRAGCRVANLEFNQFHPTCLFHPEARNFLLTEALRGEGAYLRRPDGSRFMKDFDERGELAPRDVVARAIDFEMKRLGADCMYVDISHKPEEFITTHFPMIHTRLMDLGIDMTKEPIPIVPAAHYTCGGVMVNKQGQTDLTNLYAIGEVSYTGLHGANRMASNSLLECVVYAWAAAKDIVENIDQPQLCSELPAWDESQVTNSDEEVIIQHNWHELRLFMWDYMGIVRTDKRLERAMRRIQMLQQETHEYYSYFKVSNNLLELRNLLQVAELMVRCAMQRKESRGLHYTLDYPELAKDSGPTILTPEKDQL; this is encoded by the coding sequence ATGAACGCAAACCGTGAACATCAGTGTGATGTATTAGTGGTAGGAAGTGGTGCGGCAGGCTTGTCATTAGCCTTACGTGTAGCTGAACATGCAAAAGTAATTGTATTGAGCAAAGGACCACGCAGCGAAGGATCGACGTATTACGCACAAGGTGGTATCGCCGCGGTGTTCGATGAGTCGGACAGTATTGAGTCTCATGTAGAAGATACTCAAATTGCTGGGGCTGGGTTATGTGAAGAAGATACCGTTCAATTCATTGCTGAGAATGCAAAAGAGTGTGTGCAATGGCTGATTGATGGCGGCGTTCCATTTGATAAAGATGAGAACAGCACCGAAGGCCAACCAAAATATCACCTCACTCGTGAAGGTGGACACAGCCACCGCAGAATCTTGCACGCTGCCGATGCCACTGGCATGGCAATGCAAACCTCACTACAAGATAACGTCAATAATCACCCAAACATCGAGATCTTCGAGCGCCATAATGCCCTTGATTTGATCACTGAAGATAAAATTGGTGGTTCGAAAGACAAGGTTATTGGTGCCTACATTTGGAACCGCAACCAAGAGCACGTTGAAACCGTGCGCGCTAAATTTGTTGTACTTGCAACTGGCGGCGCTTCAAAGGTTTATCAATACACATCAAACCCAGATGTCTCTTCAGGCGATGGTATTGCTATTGCTTGGCGTGCGGGTTGTCGTGTCGCAAACCTTGAATTCAACCAGTTCCACCCAACATGTCTGTTCCACCCAGAAGCACGCAACTTCTTGCTAACGGAAGCCTTACGTGGCGAAGGTGCATACCTACGCCGTCCAGATGGTTCTCGTTTCATGAAGGACTTCGATGAGCGCGGTGAACTGGCTCCACGTGATGTGGTTGCTCGTGCGATTGACTTCGAAATGAAGCGTTTGGGTGCAGACTGTATGTATGTCGATATCAGCCACAAACCTGAAGAATTCATCACGACGCACTTCCCAATGATCCATACTCGTTTGATGGATTTGGGGATTGATATGACCAAAGAGCCGATCCCTATCGTACCAGCCGCTCACTACACTTGTGGTGGTGTCATGGTCAATAAGCAAGGTCAAACCGATCTAACGAATCTGTATGCTATTGGCGAAGTGAGCTACACCGGCTTACATGGTGCGAACCGCATGGCGTCAAACTCACTGCTTGAATGTGTTGTTTATGCTTGGGCTGCGGCAAAAGATATCGTAGAGAACATAGACCAACCTCAACTGTGCTCAGAACTGCCAGCTTGGGATGAAAGCCAAGTTACCAACAGTGATGAAGAAGTCATCATTCAACACAACTGGCACGAACTACGCCTGTTCATGTGGGATTACATGGGTATTGTTCGAACGGATAAACGTCTAGAACGTGCAATGCGCCGTATTCAGATGCTGCAGCAAGAAACTCATGAGTACTACAGCTACTTTAAGGTTTCCAATAACCTGCTTGAGCTGCGTAACTTATTGCAAGTCGCTGAGTTAATGGTTCGTTGTGCGATGCAACGTAAGGAAAGCCGTGGCCTACATTACACGTTGGATTACCCTGAGCTTGCTAAAGACAGTGGTCCAACGATTCTTACACCAGAGAAAGACCAGTTATAG
- the lepA gene encoding translation elongation factor 4, protein MKHIRNFSIIAHIDHGKSTLSDRLIQVCGGLSEREMAAQVLDSMDIERERGITIKAQSVTLDYTAKDGETYQLNFIDTPGHVDFSYEVSRSLAACEGALLVVDAGQGVEAQTLANCYTAIEMELEVVPILNKIDLPAAEPDRVAEEIEEIVGIDAMEATRCSAKTGLGVDDVLENIVTAIPPPEGDPEAPLQALIIDSWFDNYLGVVSLVRIKNGKLKKNDKIKVMSTDQVWGVDRLGIFTPKQIDTTELNTGEVGWVVCGIKDILGAPVGDTLTLAKGGSTERLPGFQKVKPQVYAGLFPVSSDDYENFRDALGKLSLNDASLFYEPESSAALGFGFRCGFLGMLHMEIIQERLEREYDLDLITTAPTVVYEVVKTDGAILYVDSPAKLPATNDVEEIREPIARCNILVPSDYLGNVITLCVEKRGVQVDMVYHGNQVAVTYDLPMAEVVLDFFDRLKSTSRGYASLDYNFQRFEMSSMVRVDVLLNGETVDALAIITHKDIAQSRGRLLVEKMKEFIPRQMFDIAIQAAIGNHIIARSTVKQLRKNVIAKCYGGDISRKKKLLKKQKEGKKRMKQIGNVELPQEAFLAILHVGKD, encoded by the coding sequence ATGAAGCACATTCGTAATTTTTCGATTATCGCCCACATCGACCACGGTAAGTCGACCCTTTCTGACCGCTTAATCCAAGTTTGTGGAGGATTAAGTGAACGTGAGATGGCAGCTCAAGTCCTCGATTCTATGGATATAGAACGCGAGCGTGGTATTACAATTAAAGCGCAAAGTGTGACTTTAGATTATACAGCGAAAGACGGTGAAACTTACCAACTAAACTTTATCGATACCCCTGGACACGTAGATTTCTCTTACGAAGTATCTCGCTCTCTAGCCGCTTGTGAAGGCGCACTACTTGTAGTGGATGCTGGCCAAGGTGTTGAAGCACAAACTCTAGCTAACTGTTACACCGCTATTGAAATGGAACTGGAAGTGGTGCCAATCTTGAACAAGATTGACCTACCAGCTGCTGAACCAGATCGTGTTGCTGAAGAGATCGAAGAGATCGTTGGCATTGATGCGATGGAAGCGACTCGTTGTTCTGCGAAAACAGGTTTAGGTGTTGATGATGTTCTTGAGAACATCGTAACGGCTATCCCGCCACCGGAAGGTGATCCAGAAGCGCCTCTACAAGCACTGATCATTGACTCTTGGTTCGACAACTACCTCGGTGTTGTTTCTTTGGTTCGTATTAAAAACGGTAAGCTGAAGAAGAACGACAAGATTAAAGTTATGTCGACAGACCAAGTTTGGGGTGTTGACCGTCTAGGTATCTTCACACCTAAACAAATCGATACCACTGAGCTAAATACTGGCGAAGTTGGTTGGGTTGTTTGTGGTATTAAAGACATCCTTGGCGCACCAGTTGGTGATACGTTGACGCTTGCGAAAGGCGGTAGCACAGAACGTCTACCTGGTTTCCAAAAAGTGAAGCCTCAGGTATACGCGGGTCTATTCCCAGTATCGTCTGATGATTACGAAAACTTCCGTGATGCACTAGGCAAATTAAGCCTGAACGATGCTTCACTGTTTTACGAACCAGAAAGCTCGGCTGCACTTGGTTTTGGTTTCCGTTGTGGCTTCTTGGGTATGCTCCACATGGAGATCATTCAAGAACGTTTAGAACGTGAATACGACCTAGACTTAATTACGACGGCACCAACCGTAGTTTACGAAGTTGTAAAAACTGATGGCGCCATCCTTTATGTTGATAGCCCAGCAAAACTGCCAGCGACTAATGATGTAGAAGAGATTCGTGAGCCTATCGCTCGTTGTAATATTCTTGTGCCTTCAGATTACCTAGGTAACGTAATCACACTATGTGTTGAGAAGCGTGGCGTACAGGTCGACATGGTTTACCACGGTAACCAAGTTGCTGTGACTTATGACCTTCCTATGGCAGAAGTAGTTCTAGATTTCTTTGACCGCTTGAAATCAACATCTCGTGGCTACGCGTCACTGGATTACAATTTCCAACGCTTTGAAATGTCGAGCATGGTTCGTGTTGACGTATTGCTAAATGGCGAAACGGTTGATGCACTTGCGATCATCACGCATAAAGACATTGCACAGTCTCGTGGTCGCCTACTGGTTGAGAAAATGAAAGAGTTCATTCCTCGTCAGATGTTTGATATCGCGATTCAAGCTGCGATTGGTAACCACATTATTGCTCGTTCTACAGTGAAACAACTACGTAAGAACGTAATCGCAAAATGTTACGGTGGTGATATCAGTCGTAAGAAGAAACTTCTTAAGAAACAAAAAGAAGGTAAGAAGCGTATGAAGCAGATTGGTAACGTTGAACTGCCTCAAGAAGCATTTTTAGCGATTCTTCATGTTGGTAAAGACTAA